A single region of the Sorghum bicolor cultivar BTx623 chromosome 9, Sorghum_bicolor_NCBIv3, whole genome shotgun sequence genome encodes:
- the LOC8077156 gene encoding uncharacterized protein LOC8077156, whose product MQAAMAVLVSGVVALLGVTSAVLGFIAEAKTAVPDETHVPGRECVYPGNPVRTLASCAIFLLVVALIIASAAGGCCGCCKPLGGASSSSTRRRRVVGVVASVLSWVAAVIAVVYFWAGAALNTPMTRRAKLTGPDEECYLLKGGVFVRAAVLSLVATSLGIMSCVLLRLPAATDTPPEQSDHAVGLPQWPAQGYPAQGYGQASDPKFAPPPPPVQEHEQVYV is encoded by the exons ATGCAGGCTGCCATGGCGGTCCTCGTATCAGGCGTGGTGGCGCTGCTGGGAGTGACGAGCGCCGTGCTGGGGTTCATAGCCGAGGCCAAGACTGCCGTG CCAGACGAAACCCACGTCCCTGGTCGCGAGTGCGTGTATCCGGGCAACCCCGTTCGCACGCTGGCGTCTTGTGCCATCTTCCTGCTTGTGGTGGCCCTGATCATCGCCTCGGCGGCCGGCGGCTGCTGCGGCTGTTGCAAACCACTGGGCGGTGCTTCTTCCAGCTCCACCAGGCGACGACGAGTCGTGGGCGTCGTCGCCTCTGTCCTCTCGTG GGTAGCGGCGGTGATCGCCGTGGTTTACTTCTGGGCAGGCGCGGCGCTGAACACGCCCATGACGCGCCGAGCCAAATTGACGGGCCCCGACGAGGAGTGCTACTTACTCAAGGGGGGTGTCTTCGTCAGGGCGGCCGTGCTTAGCCTCGTCGCCACCTCGCTTGGGATCATGTCCTGCGTCTTGCTCCGCCTGCCGGCGGCTACGGACACGCCGCCGGAACAAAGCGACCATGCGGTCGGGCTGCCGCAGTGGCCCGCTCAAGGGTACCCTGCGCAAGGGTATGGTCAAGCGTCGGACCCGAAgttcgctcctcctcctcctccggttcaGGAGCACGAGCAAGTGTACGTGTAG